AGCCGCTAAGCCCAGAGGAGAACGAAATGGAAGCTAGTACGAGCGTTAGGGTCGATCCCTTCGCCATCGCTCTTAGGCTCTTGAGGCTTGGATACAGCATGATCCCCTCTGGCGGTGGAGATAAGGAAAAGTCGCCGCCGGTGTCTTGGCAGGCATACCGGCCGCTTCATGAGGTGCTGGAGAGGGAGATCCAGCACCTCATTGCTGGGAAGCCGAATGGCATAGAGAGAGCCATGCTCCTCCAGATATTCGTAGATCTCCGGACTGGCGAAGGCGGCGTCTCCCCGGAAGTAGAGGCGCACCACAGCCCGCTTATGGCG
The nucleotide sequence above comes from Chloroflexota bacterium. Encoded proteins:
- a CDS encoding transposase, coding for MLYLHLRVMRVLSSPPFVFNQFGDCEGAMLRPGNVRSAHNWREVLEPIIIRHKRAVVRLYFRGDAAFASPEIYEYLEEHGSLYAIRLPSNEVLDLPLQHLMKRPVCLPRHRRRLFLISTARGDHAVSKPQEPKSDGEGIDPNARTSFHFVLLWA